The following coding sequences are from one Candidatus Zixiibacteriota bacterium window:
- a CDS encoding HAMP domain-containing protein: MRLRLAQKIMLMIALVVVVSITGVTIITIVSSSQSMTDLAKTDLAHMAQMGVNQCQIAAEEARQKAELTLAMAGEKFSNWSAGNVYQEGNRLVVGQDVVLNRDHQLVDNISSQTGAIASVFIDQGTTATRITTSLKNDRGERVLNTHISDEVYNTVVRQGQDFVGRAWVVDEWYVSAYQPIRDNNNKIIGALGVALPEASKSLRENLLAMEVGKTGYIYAIDSKGVLRVHPAKEGADISKYEFIQEITHKGPQLAKGQVEWIQYGWKNAELGDTKERDKIVVYAYFPDWDWIVAVGSYLEEFVAPVNDLRNTLIMFGLLALVVSIGLGYFIARSIAKPMVSLAGVAEAVAVGDVSQKVEVRSQDEIGDLGRSFNNMMDYFKESARVAEKIAQNDLRVEFEPRSDQDVMGHSFKSMIENLTRVISRLSASSEELVSAATEIASTSEQMSRGSQSQADQISQISTAVEEMSATINESAKHAEEATQASRGASETATTGGQIVADTVQGMQSISYVVTQSSEQIGELAKSANEIGEIISVINDIADQTNLLALNAAIEAARAGEQGRGFAVVADEVRKLAERTGKATGEIASMVQGIQKATDRSVTSMQSGIEEVSKGKQLADKAGESLEGIVTMSQSVMDMIQQIAAATEEQSVAAEQITKSIDGIASVTKETASGSEQAAVAAEQLSRQAEGLKDMISSFKIK, from the coding sequence ATGCGTCTAAGACTGGCACAGAAGATTATGCTGATGATCGCGCTGGTGGTAGTGGTTTCCATCACGGGTGTGACGATCATTACGATAGTCAGTTCCTCGCAGAGCATGACTGATCTGGCAAAAACTGATCTCGCTCACATGGCACAAATGGGAGTAAATCAGTGTCAGATCGCTGCCGAGGAAGCTCGTCAGAAAGCGGAATTGACTTTGGCAATGGCGGGGGAAAAATTTAGTAATTGGTCCGCTGGTAATGTATACCAGGAGGGCAACAGGTTGGTAGTCGGGCAGGATGTAGTCCTTAACCGCGATCACCAGCTGGTAGATAATATCAGCTCGCAGACGGGAGCTATCGCCTCGGTTTTCATTGACCAGGGTACGACGGCCACGCGTATCACCACCAGCCTCAAAAATGACCGTGGTGAAAGAGTTCTCAATACGCACATTTCAGATGAAGTCTACAATACAGTTGTTCGCCAGGGGCAGGATTTTGTCGGGCGCGCCTGGGTTGTAGATGAGTGGTATGTCAGTGCTTACCAGCCAATTCGGGATAATAACAATAAAATTATCGGAGCTTTGGGGGTCGCTCTTCCTGAAGCCTCGAAAAGCCTGCGCGAAAACCTGCTGGCCATGGAAGTCGGTAAGACCGGCTACATCTATGCCATCGACTCCAAGGGGGTTTTGCGGGTTCATCCGGCTAAAGAGGGCGCGGATATCAGCAAATATGAATTTATCCAGGAGATCACCCACAAAGGACCGCAACTGGCTAAGGGGCAAGTAGAATGGATTCAATACGGCTGGAAAAATGCTGAACTGGGTGATACCAAAGAACGCGACAAGATCGTTGTCTACGCTTATTTCCCGGACTGGGACTGGATTGTCGCGGTCGGCAGTTACCTCGAGGAATTCGTCGCACCGGTCAACGATCTGCGTAATACATTGATAATGTTCGGTCTTTTGGCTTTGGTGGTTTCTATTGGTCTCGGATATTTCATCGCCCGTTCGATCGCCAAACCGATGGTCAGTCTGGCCGGTGTCGCTGAGGCTGTGGCGGTCGGAGATGTCAGCCAGAAAGTCGAAGTCAGGTCACAGGATGAAATCGGTGATCTCGGTCGTTCATTCAACAACATGATGGATTACTTTAAGGAGTCTGCACGGGTGGCGGAAAAGATCGCGCAGAATGATCTGCGGGTCGAGTTCGAACCCAGATCCGATCAGGATGTAATGGGGCATTCCTTCAAGTCCATGATTGAAAACCTGACCAGAGTCATAAGCAGGTTGAGTGCCAGCTCCGAGGAACTGGTGTCAGCGGCGACTGAAATAGCTTCGACATCTGAACAGATGTCGCGTGGATCGCAGAGTCAGGCGGATCAGATCAGTCAGATTTCAACTGCCGTGGAGGAGATGTCGGCTACCATCAACGAATCGGCAAAACATGCCGAAGAAGCCACTCAGGCTTCACGGGGTGCCTCAGAAACCGCAACCACCGGCGGACAGATAGTTGCCGACACTGTTCAGGGTATGCAAAGTATCAGCTATGTGGTCACCCAGTCATCCGAGCAGATTGGAGAACTGGCCAAATCCGCCAATGAGATCGGCGAAATAATCAGCGTGATCAACGATATCGCTGACCAGACCAACCTGCTGGCATTAAATGCCGCCATCGAGGCCGCGAGAGCCGGTGAGCAGGGCAGAGGTTTTGCGGTTGTTGCCGATGAAGTCCGCAAGCTGGCCGAACGCACCGGTAAAGCGACCGGGGAGATTGCCTCAATGGTGCAGGGTATCCAGAAAGCGACTGACCGTTCGGTAACCTCCATGCAGTCAGGTATCGAGGAAGTCAGCAAGGGCAAACAACTGGCCGATAAAGCCGGCGAGAGCCTGGAGGGTATCGTCACCATGTCACAGAGCGTGATGGATATGATCCAGCAGATCGCCGCCGCCACGGAAGAGCAGTCGGTCGCGGCCGAGCAGATCACCAAATCGATCGACGGTATCGCTTCGGTTACCAAGGAAACCGCCAGTGGTTCAGAACAGGCCGCTGTGGCCGCCGAACAACTGAGTCGGCAGGCTGAAGGACTCAAGGATATGATTTCGTCATTTAAAATAAAATAG
- the meaB gene encoding methylmalonyl Co-A mutase-associated GTPase MeaB produces MTLLEKFRNGDVRALARLISHVENRHDGYQEILSRVFPDSGHAYKIGLTGPPGAGKSTLVDRLTEQLVADGKKVGIIAVDPSSPFTGGAFLGDRIRMTDLIGQENVFIRSMATRGSSGGLAQATRDVNVLYDAFGFDYILIETVGVGQVELDIVDASDTVVVALVPESGDVIQAMKAGLMEIANIFCLNKADRDGADRVITELNHLLQIKREKSEWSFPVTPTSAVKNEGIDLLKKSILQHEEFLKQSGLYKKHRKQQIKKEIIEHVRFMLTRKIETELAGTEFFDELLEDIFNRKSDPVNAAFDIYSRHYSKE; encoded by the coding sequence ATGACTCTCCTCGAAAAATTTAGAAACGGTGATGTCAGAGCTCTGGCCCGGCTTATCAGCCATGTAGAAAACCGTCATGACGGTTATCAGGAAATTCTCAGCAGGGTATTCCCTGACAGCGGTCATGCTTACAAGATTGGCCTGACCGGGCCACCCGGGGCGGGCAAGAGTACACTGGTCGACCGTCTGACCGAGCAGCTTGTCGCAGACGGTAAAAAAGTTGGAATCATTGCTGTCGATCCCTCCTCGCCGTTTACAGGCGGTGCCTTTCTGGGTGACCGCATCCGCATGACAGATTTGATCGGCCAGGAAAACGTTTTCATCCGCAGTATGGCCACCCGGGGGTCCAGTGGCGGTCTGGCGCAGGCAACCCGCGATGTCAATGTGCTTTATGATGCTTTTGGCTTCGACTACATACTGATCGAAACAGTCGGTGTGGGGCAGGTCGAGCTGGATATCGTCGATGCTTCCGATACGGTCGTGGTTGCGCTGGTACCGGAGTCGGGCGATGTAATCCAGGCCATGAAGGCAGGATTGATGGAGATCGCTAATATATTCTGTCTCAACAAAGCTGACCGTGACGGCGCCGATCGGGTAATCACTGAACTGAATCATCTGCTCCAGATTAAGCGCGAAAAGTCCGAGTGGTCATTTCCGGTTACTCCGACCTCGGCGGTTAAAAACGAGGGCATCGATCTACTCAAAAAGTCGATTTTGCAACATGAGGAATTCTTGAAGCAGAGCGGGCTTTACAAAAAGCATCGCAAACAGCAGATAAAAAAAGAGATCATCGAGCATGTGCGCTTTATGTTGACCCGCAAGATCGAAACCGAGCTGGCGGGTACTGAGTTTTTCGATGAGCTTTTGGAGGATATCTTCAATCGCAAATCCGATCCGGTCAACGCCGCTTTCGATATCTACTCCCGTCATTATTCAAAAGAATAG
- a CDS encoding bifunctional 5,10-methylene-tetrahydrofolate dehydrogenase/5,10-methylene-tetrahydrofolate cyclohydrolase: MAQILDGKLAAKQIKAELKEEIEKLANSGVVPGLAAVLIGENPASEIYVSSKAKQCKKIGIYSEVIRRDDSISHSELIQLIDELNTRKDIHGILVQEPLPKQIDKLDLNLKITPDKDVDGFHPVSLGRILIGEPSFMTCTPYGIIELLKRHQVDLKGKHAVVLGRSNIVGKPLAAMLIQKWAETNCTTTVCHTGTADVERYTSQADLVVCAMGLPEYLKGDMIKDGAVVVDVGINRIDDPDAKKGYRLVGDAHFESCEPKASWITPVPGGVGPMTIAMLLYNTVSACKMIHQR; encoded by the coding sequence ATGGCTCAAATTCTGGATGGTAAACTGGCGGCCAAACAGATTAAGGCCGAGCTCAAAGAGGAAATCGAGAAACTGGCTAATTCGGGAGTTGTGCCGGGCTTGGCGGCAGTCCTGATCGGAGAGAACCCGGCCTCGGAAATCTATGTTTCCAGCAAAGCCAAACAGTGTAAAAAAATCGGCATTTACTCTGAGGTGATCCGTCGCGATGACTCTATCAGCCATTCGGAACTGATTCAATTGATAGATGAACTGAACACCCGTAAAGATATACATGGCATACTTGTACAAGAACCACTTCCGAAGCAGATCGACAAGCTGGATCTGAATTTAAAGATTACTCCCGACAAGGATGTCGACGGTTTCCATCCGGTCAGCCTGGGACGTATCCTGATCGGGGAACCCTCGTTTATGACCTGTACTCCTTATGGTATCATCGAACTTCTGAAGAGGCATCAGGTCGATTTGAAAGGCAAGCATGCGGTTGTCCTGGGACGATCAAATATCGTCGGCAAACCGCTGGCGGCCATGTTGATCCAGAAGTGGGCCGAGACCAACTGCACTACTACGGTATGCCACACAGGCACTGCCGATGTCGAGCGGTATACCAGCCAGGCCGACCTGGTCGTTTGCGCTATGGGTCTGCCTGAATACCTTAAGGGCGATATGATCAAAGACGGCGCGGTCGTGGTCGATGTCGGGATCAATCGAATCGACGATCCAGATGCCAAAAAGGGCTATCGCCTGGTGGGTGATGCTCATTTCGAATCATGCGAACCAAAAGCGTCCTGGATAACACCGGTGCCCGGTGGGGTGGGACCGATGACTATCGCGATGCTTTTATATAATACTGTCAGCGCCTGCAAGATGATTCATCAGAGGTAA
- the recJ gene encoding single-stranded-DNA-specific exonuclease RecJ, producing the protein MIRRRRQKWEVAPEPDFHLIDDLSDALGLSRIIVKILINRGLDTPEKVDKFINPKMTDLKDPFLLPDMEKGIERVVEALRQQEKIMVYGDYDVDGITAASLVFLVLNKLGAQVSYYLPNRLVEGYGISEDGLAEAEKQGISLIISVDTGVTAVEEAKHAHDLGIDLIVTDHHEPGPILPEVEAIINPKVHAEELGGHELSGVGVAFKVAQALYRRLGQPEYELEEHLDLVALGTSADIVPLTDENRILTKFGIKQIVRTTKPGLKSLTFVSGLMGKEISTGQVVYVLAPRINAIGRLGNAEKAIKLLTTRDEQAASEIAKFLEEENRRRKSIDEKTLREAMDMIDTEIDMSNDRAIVLSSHGWHQGVIGIVASRLVERFYLPTILIAIDNDEGKGSARSIPSFHIYDALSSCQGDLLRFGGHKYAAGLTIKPSKVETFRRKFKQVAKDVLEPDDLIPRLKIDAEIDLEDIDTEFINAIDLFSPFGPMNMRPIFLTRNLEVVGTPHVVGKGHLKMKVKKGSKVFDVIGFGFGEHAQPLALRSVAVDLVYVAELNTYAEQTRIQLRVKDLRY; encoded by the coding sequence TTGATTAGACGTAGAAGACAGAAATGGGAAGTCGCTCCGGAGCCGGATTTTCATCTGATAGATGATCTCTCCGATGCTCTTGGTCTGTCTCGTATTATAGTCAAGATTCTTATCAACCGCGGACTCGATACCCCCGAAAAAGTCGATAAATTCATTAATCCGAAGATGACCGATCTCAAGGACCCATTCCTTTTACCGGATATGGAAAAGGGTATTGAACGAGTGGTCGAAGCGTTGCGCCAGCAGGAAAAAATCATGGTCTATGGCGACTACGACGTTGACGGGATCACCGCCGCCAGCCTTGTTTTTCTGGTTCTGAATAAACTTGGCGCGCAGGTTTCTTACTATCTGCCGAATCGCCTGGTCGAGGGGTATGGCATATCCGAGGATGGGCTGGCCGAGGCTGAAAAGCAGGGAATATCGCTGATCATCTCGGTTGATACAGGTGTGACTGCTGTTGAAGAAGCCAAACATGCTCATGACCTGGGAATCGATTTGATAGTCACCGATCATCATGAGCCGGGACCTATCCTGCCCGAGGTCGAAGCAATCATCAATCCCAAGGTTCATGCCGAGGAGTTGGGTGGACATGAACTCTCAGGTGTAGGAGTCGCATTCAAAGTTGCCCAGGCGTTGTATCGCAGGCTGGGACAGCCGGAATATGAACTGGAAGAGCATCTTGACCTGGTGGCATTGGGTACCTCAGCTGATATCGTACCGTTGACCGATGAAAACCGCATTCTGACTAAATTCGGTATTAAACAGATCGTCCGTACCACCAAACCCGGCCTGAAATCACTGACGTTCGTTTCCGGTTTGATGGGCAAAGAGATATCTACCGGACAGGTTGTATATGTTCTGGCGCCTCGTATCAACGCGATCGGCAGGCTGGGCAATGCCGAAAAAGCTATCAAATTATTGACCACGCGGGATGAACAGGCCGCCTCTGAAATCGCCAAATTCCTGGAAGAAGAGAATCGTCGACGCAAATCGATCGATGAGAAAACCCTGCGGGAGGCGATGGATATGATCGATACCGAAATCGATATGTCCAATGACCGCGCGATTGTATTGTCTTCACATGGATGGCATCAGGGCGTGATCGGGATTGTAGCCTCACGGCTGGTCGAGCGTTTCTACCTGCCCACAATTTTAATCGCAATCGACAATGACGAAGGCAAGGGGTCGGCCAGGTCGATTCCCAGTTTCCATATATACGACGCACTCAGTTCATGCCAGGGAGATCTGCTCCGATTCGGCGGGCATAAATACGCCGCCGGATTGACAATTAAACCGAGTAAGGTAGAAACATTTCGAAGAAAATTCAAGCAGGTCGCCAAGGATGTCCTCGAACCTGATGACCTGATTCCCCGGCTTAAAATAGATGCCGAAATTGACCTGGAAGATATCGACACCGAATTTATTAATGCCATTGACTTATTCTCGCCGTTTGGGCCGATGAATATGCGACCGATATTTCTGACCCGTAACCTTGAGGTGGTTGGCACCCCCCATGTAGTCGGCAAGGGTCATCTCAAGATGAAAGTTAAAAAAGGCAGTAAGGTATTCGATGTGATCGGTTTTGGATTCGGCGAACATGCCCAGCCGCTGGCACTGAGGTCTGTGGCGGTTGATCTGGTCTATGTGGCCGAATTGAATACTTACGCTGAACAGACCCGGATCCAGCTTCGTGTTAAAGACCTGCGCTACTGA